The Luteitalea sp. genome has a window encoding:
- a CDS encoding DUF222 domain-containing protein, giving the protein MLVQADAGTADGEAVASDAGQAVLEDADGTHVSAETSRRIACDAATVVMRHAPDGTVLDVGRKRRTIPPAIRRALTARDRHCQFPGCTARHCDVHHIVHWSDGGATRLTNLSLLCRRHHRAVHEEGFTLTRAPDGTIAVCRPDGRLLPAAPPAPRWDTEGGDVGDPLAPSTARLAAAAIRIGPDTATPEWLGERFDLRWALDVLRDRPVVVPLVGGVSDERSVAM; this is encoded by the coding sequence ATGTTGGTCCAAGCAGACGCCGGAACGGCCGACGGGGAGGCGGTTGCGTCCGACGCGGGCCAGGCGGTGCTGGAGGATGCGGACGGGACGCACGTTTCAGCTGAAACGTCGCGCCGCATCGCCTGCGATGCGGCGACCGTGGTGATGCGGCATGCGCCAGATGGCACGGTGCTCGATGTCGGACGGAAGCGGCGGACGATTCCGCCCGCGATCCGCCGGGCGCTCACCGCCCGCGATCGCCATTGCCAGTTTCCCGGCTGTACGGCGCGGCACTGTGACGTCCACCATATTGTCCACTGGTCCGACGGAGGTGCGACGCGGCTGACTAATCTCTCCTTGCTCTGCCGTCGACATCATCGAGCGGTGCATGAAGAAGGCTTCACGCTCACGCGAGCCCCGGATGGAACGATCGCCGTGTGCCGACCCGACGGCCGACTGCTGCCGGCCGCACCACCCGCGCCCAGATGGGACACCGAGGGCGGCGATGTTGGGGACCCGCTCGCGCCAAGCACCGCGCGGCTGGCCGCGGCCGCGATCCGCATCGGGCCGGACACGGCCACGCCAGAGTGGCTCGGCGAGCGATTCGATCTACGCTGGGCGCTCGACGTGCTACGAGATCGCCCAGTGGTCGTCCCCCTAGTCGGGGGCGTTTCCGATGAAAGGTCGGTCGCCATGTAG